The following are encoded together in the Lathyrus oleraceus cultivar Zhongwan6 chromosome 3, CAAS_Psat_ZW6_1.0, whole genome shotgun sequence genome:
- the LOC127127891 gene encoding receptor like protein kinase S.2 has product MQLHNLCIVLPQNSGEIMKQQPQNGFQQQQPKSRNPSSACGGGGQHVLDLLHDSLSKLCSSRWWGGAKRICRHKGVQKAKKKNSSRDSSTTMFHDMDGVQFAVKIGRDNPRIFSYAELFIGSNGFNEEQVLGSGGFGKVYKALLPSDGTLVAVKCCLSEKGKQFDKSFLAELSAVADLRHKNLVRLRGWCVHEDQLHLVYDYMPNRSLDRVLFRRKENSKGEILGWGQRCRIVKGLAAALYYLHEQLETQIIHRDVKTSNVMLDSHYNAKLGDFGMARWLEHELEYEFKYNYNSSSSSNKKTSSRIDHFKLGETSRIGGTIGYLPPESLQKPSNGTSKCDVFSFGIVVLEIVSGRRAIDLAYSDEKIILLDWIRRLCDEGKLLEAADSRLQKDSSSSSSFNFSEMKHLIHIGLLCTLHDPNLRPNMKWVVEALSDLSFKLPSLPSFLSHPLYISLSSPSETTSPSSTSGTISASAAENVSLITNYNSSTNYFTAAGETVYVTAENRNSGIISSKSMNRNHHRPNFPVVETPREISYKEIVCATSNFSESRRVAELDFGTAYHGILDNDCHVLVKRLGMKTCPALRIRFSDELRNLGKLRHRNLVQLRGWCTEQGEMLVVYDYSASRILSQQLLQIHNKGENDSVLEWNHRYNIVKSLASAVHYLHEEWDEQVIHRNITSSAVILEQDMNPRLSSFALAEFLSRNEHGNHQVVNDGSTSVRGIFGYMSPEYVETGEATTAADVYSFGMVVLEVVSGQMAVDFRYKEVLLVKKVHEFVMKKRPLKELADVRLNGEYNEKELMRLVRLGIVCTSSDPELRPSMRQIVSILDGNDKLLNMKKRESREDWRERNGSSLSMVRRIQALGIQ; this is encoded by the coding sequence ATGCAACTTCATAACCTTTGCATTGTTTTACCACAAAACTCGGGTGAAATAATGAAACAACAACCTCAAAATGgtttccaacaacaacaacctaAGTCTAGAAACCCTTCAAGTGCTTGTGGTGGTGGAGGACAACATgttcttgatttgcttcatgaTTCTTTGAGCAAGCTATGTAGTTCAAGATGGTGGGGAGGTGCAAAAAGAATTTGCAGACATAAGGGGGtgcaaaaagcaaaaaagaaAAACTCTTCAAGAGATTCTTCTACTACTATGTTTCATGACATGGATGGTGTTCAATTTGCTGTGAAGATTGGAAGAGACAATCCAAGGATTTTCAGCTATGCGGAACTTTTCATAGGTTCTAATGGTTTCAATGAAGAACAGGTTCTAGGAAGTGGAGGCTTTGGAAAAGTGTACAAAGCGCTTTTGCCAAGTGATGGAACTTTGGTTGCTGTGAAATGCTGTTTATCAGAGAAAGGTAAACAGTTTGACAAGAGTTTCTTAGCCGAGTTATCGGCCGTAGCCGATCTTCGTCACAAGAATCTCGTCCGGTTGAGAGGCTGGTGTGTTCATGAGGATCAACTTCATCTTGTTTACGATTACATGCCGAATCGAAGCCTTGATCGCGTGCTTTTCCGACGGAAGGAGAATTCGAAAGGCGAGATTCTTGGTTGGGGACAGAGATGTAGAATTGTGAAAGGCTTGGCTGCTGCATTGTATTATCTACATGAACAGTTAGAGACTCAAATCATTCATAGAGATGTGAAAACTAGTAATGTTATGCTTGATTCGCATTATAATGCTAAGTTAGGCGATTTCGGTATGGCGAGGTGGTTGGAACATGAACTTGAGTATGAGTTTAAGTACAATTACAacagcagcagcagcagcaatAAGAAAACTTCGAGTAGAATCGATCATTTCAAGTTGGGCGAAACATCGAGAATCGGTGGAACAATTGGTTATCTTCCACCAGAAAGCTTGCAAAAACCGAGCAACGGTACGTCGAAATGTGATGTTTTTAGCTTTGGGATTGTTGTGCTTGAAATTGTGTCTGGTAGAAGAGCAATAGATCTAGCATATTCTGATGAGAAAATCATTCTGCTTGATTGGATTCGAAGGCTTTGCGACGAAGGGAAGCTTCTAGAAGCAGCTGATTCTAGACTGCAAAaagattcatcatcatcatcatcattcaatTTTTCTGAGATGAAGCATTTGATTCATATAGGTTTACTTTGCACGCTTCATGATCCGAATTTGAGGCCTAATATGAAATGGGTTGTGGAAGCACTTTCTGATTTAAGTTTCAAACTTCCTTCACTTCCTTCATTTCTGTCACACCCTCTTTATATCTCTTTGTCTTCACCTTCTGAGACTACTAGTCCTAGTAGCACGAGCGGCACGATCTCGGCCTCGGCCGCGGAAAACGTTAGCTTGATCACAAATTATAATAGTTCGACAAACTATTTCACAGCTGCAGGTGAAACAGTTTATGTGACAGCCGAAAACAGAAACAGCGGAATCATTTCTTCGAAGAGCATGAATCGGAATCATCACAGGCCGAACTTTCCGGTGGTTGAAACTCCGAGAGAAATTTCGTACAAAGAGATTGTTTGTGCTACAAGTAACTTCTCAGAGTCAAGAAGGGTAGCTGAACTAGACTTTGGAACTGCGTATCATGGAATCCTCGACAACGATTGTCATGTTTTGGTGAAAAGGTTGGGAATGAAGACGTGTCCTGCGTTGCGCATTCGATTCTCGGACGAACTCAGGAATTTGGGAAAGCTTCGACATCGGAATTTAGTGCAGCTTCGCGGATGGTGTACCGAACAAGGGGAGATGCTCGTGGTTTATGATTACTCAGCTAGTAGAATTCTCAGTCAACAACTTCTCCAAATTCATAACAAAGGCGAGAACGATTCGGTACTCGAATGGAATCATAGGTACAACATAGTTAAATCGCTTGCTTCTGCTGTTCATTACCTACACGAAGAATGGGACGAACAAGTGATTCACAGAAACATTACCTCTTCCGCTGTGATTCTCGAACAAGATATGAATCCAAGGCTTAGCAGTTTCGCTCTAGCTGAATTCCTATCAAGGAACGAGCACGGAAACCATCAAGTAGTCAACGACGGAAGCACATCCGTTCGAGGGATTTTCGGTTACATGTCACCAGAATACGTCGAAACGGGCGAAGCAACCACGGCTGCGGATGTTTATAGTTTCGGCATGGTGGTGCTTGAGGTTGTAAGTGGACAAATGGCAGTGGATTTTCGGTACAAAGAGGTTCTTTTGGTGAAGAAAGTTCATGAGTTTGTGATGAAGAAAAGGCCATTGAAGGAACTAGCTGATGTAAGACTCAATGGAGAGTATAATGAGAAAGAGTTGATGAGGTTGGTGAGATTAGGAATTGTATGTACAAGTTCTGATCCTGAGTTGAGGCCAAGCATGAGACAAATTGTGAGTATTCTTGATGGAAATGATAAATTGTTGAACATGAAAAAGAGGGAAAGTAGGGAAGATTGGAGGGAAAGAAATGGTAGCTCTTTGTCAATGGTTAGGAGGATTCAAGCTCTTGGGATACAATGA